From Schistocerca americana isolate TAMUIC-IGC-003095 chromosome 11, iqSchAmer2.1, whole genome shotgun sequence, the proteins below share one genomic window:
- the LOC124553724 gene encoding zinc finger protein 431-like isoform X2, translating to MDQDPTMWIKKEETDEEDPMCVEDLLELSWSTDVVKEDPEVNVEVNVTENIVATSTRYACDSARFIQSTGGSCGISLEETLHHGLLKDELEVHREKSTHECGIHAEELTVNEDSSFGTRYDSGMRENEFPVYSCNFCLQSFRSKYRLIMHVFMHIDGVQPPLYVCKWCGEVFRSNVSLKKHLRASENYEVITVGNHEKYGCSDEYQSSIFLYSEPEVCVTEQNEQNSYQETWKASNESCNTDMANDAEKTGDYGTLPTSVNVSDRNVVPTTNRTHKCDMCGKSFTSSNYLKAHTLFHTGKKSHKCDICGKSFVLLGTLKRHSLIHTGEKPYQCAICGKSFGVLDTLKTHSLIHTGNKPHNCDICGKSFVALGALKRHALIHTRVKPHKCDICGKSFTLLCTLKSHALIHTGMKPHKCEICGKYFATLAYFNRHKLIHAANRPHKCDICGKSFPVWSALKKHTLVHNGEKPHKCDICGKSFALSANLKSHAVVHTGEKPHKCDICEKSFSLLCALKRHSLIHTGSKPHKCNICGKSFAVLWAFKTHALIHTGQKPHKCEICGKSFATSGYFNRHKLIHTGNRPYKCDICDKSFVMFCDLNKHSKKHSLKQSLIQTEKKTYKCDICGKSFARPCNLNQHSIIHTRKRPDK from the coding sequence ATTCATTCAGAGTACTGGTGGGAGCTGTGGCATTTCATTAGAAGAAACTCTTCACCATGGACTGCTCAAGGATGAGCTGGaggtacatagggagaaatcaacACATGAGTGCGGTATTCATGCAGAAGAATTAACTGTGAATGAGGATAGCTCTTTTGGCACCAGATATGATTCTGGTATGAGGGAAAATGAATTTCCTGTATATAGTTGTAATTTCTGCCTACAAAGCTTTCGTTCAAAATACAGACTCATAATGCATGTGTTTATGCATATTGATGGTGTGCAACCACCTTTGTATGTTTGTAAATGGTGTGGTGAGGTATTTCGCAGTAATGTAAGCTTGAAAAAACATTTGAGAGCGAGTGAGAATTATGAAGTCATAACTGTTGGCAACCATGAAAAATATGGCTGTAGTGATGAGTATCAAAGCAGTATCTTTTTGTATAGTGAGCCAGAAGTTTGTGTTACAGAACAAAATGAGCAGAATTCATATCAGGAAACTTGGAAAGCTTCAAACGAGTCATGTAACACAGATATGGCAAACGATgcagagaaaactggtgattatggAACTTTACCAACAAGTGTTAATGTCAGTGACCGCAATGTTGTACCTACCACAAACAGAACCCACAAATGTGATATGTGTGGCAAATCTTTTACTAGCTCAAATTATCTCAAGGCACACACATTATTTCACACTGGAAAGAAATCTCACAAATGTGATATTTGTGGCAAGTCGTTTGTTTTGTTGGGTACTCTGAAGAGACATTCCTTAATCCACACTGGAGAGAAACCGTACCAATGTGCGATTTGTGGCAAATCCTTTGGTGTGTTGGATACTCTCAAGACCCATTCGTTAATACACACCGGAAACAAACCTCACAACTGCGATATTTGTGGCAAATCCTTTGTTGCGTTGGGTGCTCTCAAGAGGCATGCATTAATTCACACAAGAGTGAAACCTCACAAGTGCGATATTTGTGGCAAATCCTTTACTTTGCTCTGTACTCTCAAGTCACACGCATTAATTCACACTGGAATGAAACcacacaaatgtgagatttgtggcaAGTATTTTGCTACTTTAGCGTATTTCAACCGACACAAATTAATACACGCTGCAAACAGGCCGCACAAATGTGATATTTGTGGCAAATCATTTCCTGTGTGGAGCGCCCTCAAGAAACACACATTAGTTCACAATGGagagaaacctcacaaatgtgataTCTGCGGCAAATCCTTTGCCCTGTCGGCTAATCTAAAGAGCCATGCAGTGGTTCACACTGGAGAAAAACCACACAAATGCGATATCTGTGAGAAATCCTTTTCACTGTTGTGTGCTCTCAAGAGGCActcattaattcacactggaagTAAACCTCACAAATGCAATATTTGtggcaagtcctttgctgtgttgtGGGCTTTCAAGACACACGCATTAATTCACACTGGACAGAAACCACACAAATGTGAGATATGTGGCAAATCTTTTGCCACTTCAGGTTATTTCAACCGCCATAAATTAATACACACTGGAAATAGGCCCTACAAATGTGATATTTGTGACAAATCTTTTGTTATGTTTTGCGACCTCAATAAACATTCAAAGAAACATTCATTAAAACAGTCATTAATTCAAACTGAAAAGAAAACCTACAAATGCGATATATGTGGCAAGTCTTTTGCTAGGCCTTGTAATCTCAACCAGCATTCTATAATACACACGAGAAAGAGGCCCGATAAATGA
- the LOC124553724 gene encoding zinc finger protein 99-like isoform X3 — translation MRENEFPVYSCNFCLQSFRSKYRLIMHVFMHIDGVQPPLYVCKWCGEVFRSNVSLKKHLRASENYEVITVGNHEKYGCSDEYQSSIFLYSEPEVCVTEQNEQNSYQETWKASNESCNTDMANDAEKTGDYGTLPTSVNVSDRNVVPTTNRTHKCDMCGKSFTSSNYLKAHTLFHTGKKSHKCDICGKSFVLLGTLKRHSLIHTGEKPYQCAICGKSFGVLDTLKTHSLIHTGNKPHNCDICGKSFVALGALKRHALIHTRVKPHKCDICGKSFTLLCTLKSHALIHTGMKPHKCEICGKYFATLAYFNRHKLIHAANRPHKCDICGKSFPVWSALKKHTLVHNGEKPHKCDICGKSFALSANLKSHAVVHTGEKPHKCDICEKSFSLLCALKRHSLIHTGSKPHKCNICGKSFAVLWAFKTHALIHTGQKPHKCEICGKSFATSGYFNRHKLIHTGNRPYKCDICDKSFVMFCDLNKHSKKHSLKQSLIQTEKKTYKCDICGKSFARPCNLNQHSIIHTRKRPDK, via the coding sequence ATGAGGGAAAATGAATTTCCTGTATATAGTTGTAATTTCTGCCTACAAAGCTTTCGTTCAAAATACAGACTCATAATGCATGTGTTTATGCATATTGATGGTGTGCAACCACCTTTGTATGTTTGTAAATGGTGTGGTGAGGTATTTCGCAGTAATGTAAGCTTGAAAAAACATTTGAGAGCGAGTGAGAATTATGAAGTCATAACTGTTGGCAACCATGAAAAATATGGCTGTAGTGATGAGTATCAAAGCAGTATCTTTTTGTATAGTGAGCCAGAAGTTTGTGTTACAGAACAAAATGAGCAGAATTCATATCAGGAAACTTGGAAAGCTTCAAACGAGTCATGTAACACAGATATGGCAAACGATgcagagaaaactggtgattatggAACTTTACCAACAAGTGTTAATGTCAGTGACCGCAATGTTGTACCTACCACAAACAGAACCCACAAATGTGATATGTGTGGCAAATCTTTTACTAGCTCAAATTATCTCAAGGCACACACATTATTTCACACTGGAAAGAAATCTCACAAATGTGATATTTGTGGCAAGTCGTTTGTTTTGTTGGGTACTCTGAAGAGACATTCCTTAATCCACACTGGAGAGAAACCGTACCAATGTGCGATTTGTGGCAAATCCTTTGGTGTGTTGGATACTCTCAAGACCCATTCGTTAATACACACCGGAAACAAACCTCACAACTGCGATATTTGTGGCAAATCCTTTGTTGCGTTGGGTGCTCTCAAGAGGCATGCATTAATTCACACAAGAGTGAAACCTCACAAGTGCGATATTTGTGGCAAATCCTTTACTTTGCTCTGTACTCTCAAGTCACACGCATTAATTCACACTGGAATGAAACcacacaaatgtgagatttgtggcaAGTATTTTGCTACTTTAGCGTATTTCAACCGACACAAATTAATACACGCTGCAAACAGGCCGCACAAATGTGATATTTGTGGCAAATCATTTCCTGTGTGGAGCGCCCTCAAGAAACACACATTAGTTCACAATGGagagaaacctcacaaatgtgataTCTGCGGCAAATCCTTTGCCCTGTCGGCTAATCTAAAGAGCCATGCAGTGGTTCACACTGGAGAAAAACCACACAAATGCGATATCTGTGAGAAATCCTTTTCACTGTTGTGTGCTCTCAAGAGGCActcattaattcacactggaagTAAACCTCACAAATGCAATATTTGtggcaagtcctttgctgtgttgtGGGCTTTCAAGACACACGCATTAATTCACACTGGACAGAAACCACACAAATGTGAGATATGTGGCAAATCTTTTGCCACTTCAGGTTATTTCAACCGCCATAAATTAATACACACTGGAAATAGGCCCTACAAATGTGATATTTGTGACAAATCTTTTGTTATGTTTTGCGACCTCAATAAACATTCAAAGAAACATTCATTAAAACAGTCATTAATTCAAACTGAAAAGAAAACCTACAAATGCGATATATGTGGCAAGTCTTTTGCTAGGCCTTGTAATCTCAACCAGCATTCTATAATACACACGAGAAAGAGGCCCGATAAATGA